A window of the Cicer arietinum cultivar CDC Frontier isolate Library 1 chromosome 6, Cicar.CDCFrontier_v2.0, whole genome shotgun sequence genome harbors these coding sequences:
- the LOC101495146 gene encoding protein C2-DOMAIN ABA-RELATED 4, translating to MEGEGNSGKSLMEDLLGLLRIRIKRGVNLAVRDVNTSDPYVVVKMGKQKLKTRVIKKDINPEWNEDLTLSVTDPVLPFILTVYDHDTFTADDKMGDAEFDLSPYIDALKMNLADIPNGTVITRIQPSRQNCLAEESCITCTDGKIVQDVVLRLRNVECGELEIQLQWIDLPGSKGL from the exons ATGGAGGGAGAGGGAAATAGTGGTAAGTCGCTGATGGAAGACCTGCTTGGTCTTTTAAGAATTCGCATCAAGCGTGGCGTCAATCTCGCCGTTCGTGATGTCAATACCAGCGATCCATATGTGGTTGTTAAGATGGGAAAGCAG AAACTCAAGACTCGTGTCATTAAAAAGGATATTAATCCTGAGTGGAATGAAGACCTTACATTATCTGTCACAGATCCTGTTCTTCCATTCATACTg ACTGTGTATGACCATGACACATTTACCGCAGATGATAAAATGGGAGACGCTGAATTTGACTTGTCGCCATACATAGATGCTTTAAAGATGAACTTAGCAGACATCCCAAACGGTACTGTAATAACCAGAATACAACCGAGCAGACAAAACTGCTTGGCAGAGGAGAGTTGCATCACTTGTACCGATGGCAAAATTGTTCAAGATGTTGTCCTTAGATTGAGAAATGTCGAATGTGGTGAACTGGAAATTCAATTGCAATGGATTGATCTTCCTGGTTCCAAGGGTTTAtga
- the LOC101494500 gene encoding protection of telomeres protein 1b-like isoform X1 has product MSRRRRIDYKLLLLRDAHSCIRHKVNIIAIVLEFGPPKKSNGTDFCCILRLIDETHYKSGITVNVFTANADSLPCISAAGDIIHLCGVTLNTHLGEVNVVFYKNSSFALYKGKSDDGDFVPYQAYSKIFLRDEDKLRIVSLRKWLVDFHIPEDSSGFPMLKEIKEGHSNLACKILHCWEVERDQCVLFVWDGTDTPPNAISAILEDEIKSPLPLQLEPTMPRDLVCSFPTVGSILRIFFELPTRKDHLHALQVGTWVKFVNIRLSVCTGLWYGVFNSYTKLRYTTNEDRHIIERQRLYEERISLQSGRMPFGTIPQSIDSLSESLRITKVHADHVQHFTLMDVLTHSEVTARFNCVVRVVAAMPYQAEKLCFPAGGVYRMKLTLEDPTARIHAAVVGADGETLFDGYPGIENVRRKMNRLLGVTERGDGIVLKDYPRNPPWVSVCIISFYSDKTNLWRYRKFRVCDTKIVGDP; this is encoded by the exons atgTCAAGAAGAAGAAGGATCGACTACAAGTTACTTCTTTTACGAGATGCTCATTCTTGTATTCGTCATAAAGTGAACATCATTGCCATTGTTCTTGAGTTTGGTCCTCCCAAGAAATCTAATGGCACtg ATTTCTGCTGTATCCTAAGACTGATTGATGAAACACATTACAAAAGTGGTATCACTGTGAACGTTTTTACTGCAAATGCAGACAGCCTTCCCTGTATTTCTGCTGCTGGAGATATAATTCATCTTTGCGGTGTTACG TTAAACACACATCTTGGGGAAGTAAATGTTGTTTTCTACAAAAATAGTTCTTTTGCACTATATAAAGGGAAATCTGATGATGGTGATTTTGTCCCTTATCAAGCTTATTCAAAGATTTTCCTCAGAGATGAGGACAAACTGCGCATAGTCAGTCTTAGAAAATGGTTGGTTGATTTTCATATTCCTGAAG ATTCAAGTGGTTTTCCTATGTTAAAAGAAATCAAAGAGGGTCACTCCAATTTGGCATGCAAG ATACTTCATTGTTGGGAGGTTGAACGAGATCAATGTGTTCTCTTTGTTTGGGATGGTACGGATACCCCACCAAATGCCATATCTGCAAT TCTGGAAGATGAAATTAAATCTCCACTTCCATTACAGCTGGAACCTACGATGCCAAGAGATCTAGTATGTTCTTTTCCTACTGTTGGGTCCATCTTGAGGATATTTTTTGAACTACCCACTCGGAAAGATCATCTCCATGCTCTTCAAGTTGGTACATGGGTCAAGTTTGTCAATATCCGTCTCAGTGTGTGTACAGGACTATGGTATGgtgtttttaattcttatacAAAGCTTCGGTATACAACAAATGAGGACCGTCATATCATAGAACGCCAAAG GTTGTACGAAGAAAGGATATCGCTGCAATCAGGAAGAATGCCTTTTGGCACCATACCTCAGTCTATTGACAGCTTATCTGAGTCTTTAAGAATTACAA AGGTTCATGCTGATCATGTGCAGCATTTTACTCTAATGGATGTTCTAACTCACTCAGAG GTGACAGCCAGATTCAACTGTGTCGTTCGGGTGGTAGCAGCAATGCCATACCAAGCTGAAAAGCTGTGCTTTCCTGCTGGGGGGGTGTATAGGATGAAACTGACCCTAGAGGATCCAACAGCTAGAATCCATGCTGCTGTAGTTGGTGCAGATGGG GAGACCCTTTTTGATGGTTATCCGGGCATTGAAAATGTGAGAAGGAAGATGAACAGATTACTTGGAGTAACTGAACGTGGTGATGGTATTGTGCTAAAGGATTATCCAAGAAATCCGCCATGGGTGAGCGTTTGTATTATATCATTCTATTCTGACAAAACTAATTTATGGCGGTATAGAAAGTTTAGAGTATGTGACACCAAAATAGTGGGTGACCCTTGA
- the LOC101495470 gene encoding probable auxin efflux carrier component 1c: MITLKDFYHVMTAMVPLYVAMMLAYGSVKWWKIFSPNQCSGINRFVALFAVPLLSFHFIASNNPYKMNLRFLAADTLQKIIVLLVLTVWSNVSKKGCLEWTITLFSISTLPNTLVMGIPLLKGMYGEFSGSLMVQIVVLQCIIWYTVMLFMFEFRGARMLISEQFPDTAGTIVSIHVDSDVMSLDGRQCLETEAEIKEDGKLHVTVRKSNASRSDIMSRRSQGISSTTPRPSNLTNAEIYSLQSSRNQTPRGSSFNHADLFSMNGRNSNFGGSSELNGPTSTGHNVVGGGKSKNNTSSQVGQKTEDVHMYVWSSPVSDVFGDHKQVKLNVSPRKVDGGERGEMNEEGVKGNKKTMPAASVMTRLILIMVWRKLMRNPNTYSSIIGLTWSLISFRWNIEMPAIIAKSISILSDAGLGMAMFSLGLFMALQPRMIACGNSVATFSMAVRFLTGPAVMAAASILVGLRGTLLHVAIVQAALPQGIVPFVFAKEYNVHPDILSTGVIFGMLIALPITLFYYILLGI; encoded by the exons ATGATAACGTTAAAAGATTTCTACCATGTAATGACAGCAATGGTTCCACTTTACGTTGCTATGATGTTAGCATACGGTTCAGTTAAATGGTGGAAAATATTCTCTCCAAACCAATGCTCCGGTATCAACCGTTTCGTCGCTCTTTTCGCAGTTCCGTTACTTTCTTTCCATTTCATAGCCTCCAACAATCCTTACAAAATGAACCTACGCTTCCTCGCCGCAGACACACTTCAAAAGATCATCGTCTTACTCGTTCTCACTGTTTGGTCCAACGTTTCCAAAAAGGGTTGTTTAGAATGGACAATAACACTCTTCTCCATTTCAACACTCCCAAACACTTTGGTCATGGGAATCCCTCTTCTCAAAGGAATGTACGGTGAATTCTCAGGAAGCTTGATGGTGCAAATTGTTGTTCTTCAGTGTATCATTTGGTACACGGTAATGCTTTTCATGTTTGAATTCAGAGGAGCAAGAATGCTTATCTCTGAACAATTTCCAGACACTGCTGGTACCATTGTTTCTATTCATGTTGATTCTGATGTCATGTCACTTGATGGAAGACAGTGTTTGGAAACAGAAGCTGAAATTAAAGAAGATGGTAAGCTTCATGTTACAGTGAGAAAATCAAATGCTTCAAGATCGGATATCATGTCGAGAAGGTCTCAGGGGATTTCATCTACAACACCTCGACCTTCAAATCTGACGAATGCAGAGATATACTCTTTGCAATCATCAAGGAACCAAACTCCAAGAGGTTCAAGTTTCAACCATGCAGATTTGTTTTCGATGAATGGTCGTAATTCGAACTTTGGTGGTTCTTCTGAATTGAATGGACCAACATCGACGGGGCATAACGTTGTTGGTGGTGGTAAGAGTAAGAATAATACTAGTAGTCAAGTAGGGCAGAAAACAGAGGATGTTCATATGTATGTTTGGAGTTCACCAGTTTCTGATGTGTTCGGTGATCACAAACAAGTTAAATTGAATGTCTCTCCAAGAAAAG TGGATGGTGGAGAGAGAGGGGAAATGAATGAGGAAGGTGTGAAGGGGAACAAAAAAACGATGCCAGCAGCTAGTGTGATGACGAGGTTGATATTGATAATGGTGTGGAGAAAACTTATGAGAAACCCAAACACATATTCAAGCATAATTGGCCTAACTTGGTCACTTATTTCATTCAG GTGGAATATTGAAATGCCTGCTATCATAGCAAAGTCTATTTCTATATTGTCAGATGCGGGGCTTGGCATGGCCATGTTCAGTCTTG GTCTGTTCATGGCTTTGCAACCGAGGATGATAGCATGTGGAAATTCAGTAGCAACTTTTTCAATGGCCGTTAGATTCCTTACGGGTCCAGCTGTGATGGCGGCTGCTTCCATTCTTGTTGGCCTCCGAGGAACCCTCTTGCACGTTGCCATTGTTCAA GCAGCTCTTCCACAAGGAATTGTCCCATTTGTCTTTGCAAAGGAATACAATGTACATCCTGATATTCTCAGTACAGG GGTAATTTTTGGGATGTTGATTGCATTGCCCATAACGCTCTTTTATTACATCTTGTTGGGGATATGA
- the LOC101494500 gene encoding protection of telomeres protein 1b-like isoform X3 — protein sequence MSRRRRIDYKLLLLRDAHSCIRHKVNIIAIVLEFGPPKKSNGTDFCCILRLIDETHYKSGITVNVFTANADSLPCISAAGDIIHLCGVTLNTHLGEVNVVFYKNSSFALYKGKSDDGDFVPYQAYSKIFLRDEDKLRIVSLRKWLVDFHIPEDSSGFPMLKEIKEGHSNLACKILHCWEVERDQCVLFVWDGTDTPPNAISAILEDEIKSPLPLQLEPTMPRDLVCSFPTVGSILRIFFELPTRKDHLHALQVGTWVKFVNIRLSVCTGLWYGVFNSYTKLRYTTNEDRHIIERQRLYEERISLQSGRMPFGTIPQSIDSLSESLRITKVHADHVQHFTLMDVLTHSEETLFDGYPGIENVRRKMNRLLGVTERGDGIVLKDYPRNPPWVSVCIISFYSDKTNLWRYRKFRVCDTKIVGDP from the exons atgTCAAGAAGAAGAAGGATCGACTACAAGTTACTTCTTTTACGAGATGCTCATTCTTGTATTCGTCATAAAGTGAACATCATTGCCATTGTTCTTGAGTTTGGTCCTCCCAAGAAATCTAATGGCACtg ATTTCTGCTGTATCCTAAGACTGATTGATGAAACACATTACAAAAGTGGTATCACTGTGAACGTTTTTACTGCAAATGCAGACAGCCTTCCCTGTATTTCTGCTGCTGGAGATATAATTCATCTTTGCGGTGTTACG TTAAACACACATCTTGGGGAAGTAAATGTTGTTTTCTACAAAAATAGTTCTTTTGCACTATATAAAGGGAAATCTGATGATGGTGATTTTGTCCCTTATCAAGCTTATTCAAAGATTTTCCTCAGAGATGAGGACAAACTGCGCATAGTCAGTCTTAGAAAATGGTTGGTTGATTTTCATATTCCTGAAG ATTCAAGTGGTTTTCCTATGTTAAAAGAAATCAAAGAGGGTCACTCCAATTTGGCATGCAAG ATACTTCATTGTTGGGAGGTTGAACGAGATCAATGTGTTCTCTTTGTTTGGGATGGTACGGATACCCCACCAAATGCCATATCTGCAAT TCTGGAAGATGAAATTAAATCTCCACTTCCATTACAGCTGGAACCTACGATGCCAAGAGATCTAGTATGTTCTTTTCCTACTGTTGGGTCCATCTTGAGGATATTTTTTGAACTACCCACTCGGAAAGATCATCTCCATGCTCTTCAAGTTGGTACATGGGTCAAGTTTGTCAATATCCGTCTCAGTGTGTGTACAGGACTATGGTATGgtgtttttaattcttatacAAAGCTTCGGTATACAACAAATGAGGACCGTCATATCATAGAACGCCAAAG GTTGTACGAAGAAAGGATATCGCTGCAATCAGGAAGAATGCCTTTTGGCACCATACCTCAGTCTATTGACAGCTTATCTGAGTCTTTAAGAATTACAA AGGTTCATGCTGATCATGTGCAGCATTTTACTCTAATGGATGTTCTAACTCACTCAGAG GAGACCCTTTTTGATGGTTATCCGGGCATTGAAAATGTGAGAAGGAAGATGAACAGATTACTTGGAGTAACTGAACGTGGTGATGGTATTGTGCTAAAGGATTATCCAAGAAATCCGCCATGGGTGAGCGTTTGTATTATATCATTCTATTCTGACAAAACTAATTTATGGCGGTATAGAAAGTTTAGAGTATGTGACACCAAAATAGTGGGTGACCCTTGA
- the LOC101494190 gene encoding ERAD-associated E3 ubiquitin-protein ligase component HRD3A encodes MPIPTAKLFLSLLTLSLLTLSVTARPYVLVLSQEDFKDDVPSDPDSAAEWDEFGDSDSHKSEEDLDPGSWRQIFEPSSTDPQPQSETDALYYSAASKLMSGDARLIEEGSGEIEAASESGYSAAQSVLGFLWGMGLLRERSKEKAFVYHHFASEGGNMQSKMALAYLYTRQDMFEKSVKLYAELAEVAVNSFLISKDSPVIEPVRLHNGAEENKEALRKSKGEEDEDFQILEYQAQKGNAAAMYKVGLFYYFGLRGLRRDHSKALSWFLKAVEKGEPRSMELLGEIYARGAGVERNYTKAFEWLTLASKHHLYSAYNGIGYLYVKGYGVDSKNYTKAKEYFEKAADNDEVGGHYNLGVMYLKGIGVKRDVKYACKFFIVAANHGQPKAFYQLAKIFHLGVGFKKNVPLATALYKLVAERGPWSSLSRWALESYLKGDVGKAYMLYSRMAEMGYEVAQSNAAWILDKYGERSMCMGESGLCTDAERHQRAHSLWWQASEQGNEHAALLIGDAYYYGRGTARDYERAAEAYMHAKAQSNAQAMFNLGYMHEHGQGLPFDLHLAKRYYDEALEHDPAAKLPVSLALTSLWVRKNHADSLLVHIIDSLPDVYPKLEAWVENVLLEEGNATILTLFACLLTVLYLRERQRRQAAVVAGEVAQPNRPNELGMPALI; translated from the exons ATGCCAATTCCCACCGCCAAATTGTTTCTATCTCTTCTCACTCTCTCTCTCCTCACACTCTCCGTCACCGCCCGCCCCTACGTTCTTGTCCTCTCCCAGGAAGACTTCAAAGACGATGTCCCCTCCGATCCCGACTCCGCCGCCGAGTGGGACGAGTTCGGCGACTCCGACTCCCACAAATCCGAAGAGGATCTCGACCCTGGCTCATGGCGCCAAATCTTCGAACCCTCTTCCACCGACCCCCAACCCCAATCCGAAACAGACGCTCTCTACTACTCCGCCGCTTCAAAGCTAATGTCCGGTGACGCCCGTTTAATTGAAGAGGGCTCCGGCGAAATCGAGGCGGCTTCTGAATCTGGCTACTCGGCTGCCCAATCAGTATTAGGGTTTCTATGGGGAATGGGGCTTTTGAGAGAGAGAAGCAAAGAGAAAGCTTTTGTTTACCATCATTTTGCTTCTGAGGGTGGCAATATGCAATCCAAAATGGCTCTCGCTTATCTCTACACTCGCCAAGAC ATGTTTGAAAAATCGGTTAAGCTTTATGCTGAATTGGCAGAAGTAGCTGTAAATAGTTTTTTGATTTCGAAAGATTCTCCGGTGATTGAACCTGTTAGGCTACACAATGGAGCTGAAGAGAACAAAGAGGCACTCAGAAAGTCCAAAGGGGAAGAGGACGAAGACTTTCAGATTCTGGAGTACCAGGCACAGAAAGGGAATGCTGCTGCCATGTACAAAGTGGGACTCTTTTACTATTTTGGGCTTCGTGGATTGAGGCGTGACCATTCCAAGGCACTCTCCTGGTTCTTGAAGGCTGTTGAGAAAGGAGAGCCTCGTTCTATGGAACTTCTCGGAGAGATATATGCTAGGGGAGCTGGTGTTGAGAGAAACTATACTAAAGCTTTCGAATGGCTTACTCTTGCATCTAAACACCACCTCTATTCTGCTTATAATGGGATTGGTTATTTGTATGTCAAAGGCTATGGAGTAGACAGCAAGAATTACACTAAA GCAAAAGAGTATTTTGAAAAGGCTGCTGATAACGACGAGGTTGGTGGCCATTATAACCTGGGTGTCATGTACCTCAAGGGAATTGGAGTGAAAAGAGATGTAAAGTAtgcatgtaaattttttatagtgGCTGCCAACCACGGTCAACCAAAGGCTTTCTACCAGCTGGCTAAGATTTTTCATCTTGGTGTTGGGTTCAAAAAGAACGTTCCCTTG GCTACTGCTCTATACAAACTAGTCGCAGAGCGAGGTCCTTGGAGCTCTTTATCCAGATGGGCACTGGAATCATACTTAAAAGGTGATGTTGGCAAGGCATATATGCTGTACTCAAGAATGGCTGAGATGGGCTATGAAGTGGCACAGAGTAATGCTGCTTGGATTCTTGACAAATATGGAGAACGAAGCATGTGCATGGGTGAATCTGGATTGTGCACTGATGCAGAAAGGCATCAGCGGGCACATTCTTTGTGGTGGCAAGCTTCTGAGCAGGGTAATGAACATGCTGCTTTACTGATTGGAGATGCATATTACTATGGTCGG GGAACAGCCCGGGATTATGAGCGAGCTGCTGAGGCTTACATGCATGCTAAAGCGCAATCTAATGCACAAGCCATGTTCAATCTTGGATACATGCATGAGCATGGCCAAGGACTTCCATTTGACCTTCATCTAGCCAAGCGTTACTATGATGAAGCTCTTGAGCATGATCCTGCAGCTAAGTTGCCCGTCTCACTGGCTCTTACAAGCTTGTGGGTTCGGAAGAACCATGCTGACAGTTTACTG gtcCACATAATTGATTCTTTGCCAGATGTCTATCCAAAACTAGAAGCTTGGGTAGAGAATGTGCTTTTGGAGGAGGGAAATGCCACAATTCTTACCCTCTTTGCGTGCCTCCTAACTGTGCTGTATCTGCGCGAGAGGCAACGAAGGCAAGCTGCTGTTGTAGCTGGTGAGGTCGCTCAGCCAAATCGCCCTAACGAGCTTGGTATGCCTGCACTCATCTAG
- the LOC101494500 gene encoding protection of telomeres protein 1b-like isoform X2, with protein MSRRRRIDYKLLLLRDAHSCIRHKVNIIAIVLEFGPPKKSNGTDFCCILRLIDETHYKSGITVNVFTANADSLPCISAAGDIIHLCGVTLNTHLGEVNVVFYKNSSFALYKGKSDDGDFVPYQAYSKIFLRDEDKLRIVSLRKWLVDFHIPEDSSGFPMLKEIKEGHSNLACKLEPTMPRDLVCSFPTVGSILRIFFELPTRKDHLHALQVGTWVKFVNIRLSVCTGLWYGVFNSYTKLRYTTNEDRHIIERQRLYEERISLQSGRMPFGTIPQSIDSLSESLRITKVHADHVQHFTLMDVLTHSEVTARFNCVVRVVAAMPYQAEKLCFPAGGVYRMKLTLEDPTARIHAAVVGADGETLFDGYPGIENVRRKMNRLLGVTERGDGIVLKDYPRNPPWVSVCIISFYSDKTNLWRYRKFRVCDTKIVGDP; from the exons atgTCAAGAAGAAGAAGGATCGACTACAAGTTACTTCTTTTACGAGATGCTCATTCTTGTATTCGTCATAAAGTGAACATCATTGCCATTGTTCTTGAGTTTGGTCCTCCCAAGAAATCTAATGGCACtg ATTTCTGCTGTATCCTAAGACTGATTGATGAAACACATTACAAAAGTGGTATCACTGTGAACGTTTTTACTGCAAATGCAGACAGCCTTCCCTGTATTTCTGCTGCTGGAGATATAATTCATCTTTGCGGTGTTACG TTAAACACACATCTTGGGGAAGTAAATGTTGTTTTCTACAAAAATAGTTCTTTTGCACTATATAAAGGGAAATCTGATGATGGTGATTTTGTCCCTTATCAAGCTTATTCAAAGATTTTCCTCAGAGATGAGGACAAACTGCGCATAGTCAGTCTTAGAAAATGGTTGGTTGATTTTCATATTCCTGAAG ATTCAAGTGGTTTTCCTATGTTAAAAGAAATCAAAGAGGGTCACTCCAATTTGGCATGCAAG CTGGAACCTACGATGCCAAGAGATCTAGTATGTTCTTTTCCTACTGTTGGGTCCATCTTGAGGATATTTTTTGAACTACCCACTCGGAAAGATCATCTCCATGCTCTTCAAGTTGGTACATGGGTCAAGTTTGTCAATATCCGTCTCAGTGTGTGTACAGGACTATGGTATGgtgtttttaattcttatacAAAGCTTCGGTATACAACAAATGAGGACCGTCATATCATAGAACGCCAAAG GTTGTACGAAGAAAGGATATCGCTGCAATCAGGAAGAATGCCTTTTGGCACCATACCTCAGTCTATTGACAGCTTATCTGAGTCTTTAAGAATTACAA AGGTTCATGCTGATCATGTGCAGCATTTTACTCTAATGGATGTTCTAACTCACTCAGAG GTGACAGCCAGATTCAACTGTGTCGTTCGGGTGGTAGCAGCAATGCCATACCAAGCTGAAAAGCTGTGCTTTCCTGCTGGGGGGGTGTATAGGATGAAACTGACCCTAGAGGATCCAACAGCTAGAATCCATGCTGCTGTAGTTGGTGCAGATGGG GAGACCCTTTTTGATGGTTATCCGGGCATTGAAAATGTGAGAAGGAAGATGAACAGATTACTTGGAGTAACTGAACGTGGTGATGGTATTGTGCTAAAGGATTATCCAAGAAATCCGCCATGGGTGAGCGTTTGTATTATATCATTCTATTCTGACAAAACTAATTTATGGCGGTATAGAAAGTTTAGAGTATGTGACACCAAAATAGTGGGTGACCCTTGA
- the LOC101494817 gene encoding phosphoethanolamine N-methyltransferase-like: MTSGIDEREIQKSYWVQHCADLSVEAMMLDSKASDLDKEERPEVLSLLPAYEGKSVIELGAGIGRFTGELAQKAGQLLAVDFIESAIKKNESINGHYKNAKFLCADVTSPNMKVSEGSVDVIFSNWLLMYLSDNEVENLAERMMKWLKDDGYIFFRESCFHQSGDSKRNYNPTHYREPRFYTKVFKECHMSDSSGNSFELSLVGCKCIGAYVRNKKNQNQICWIWQKVRSQDDRGFQKFLDRVEYSEKSILRYERVYGQGFISTGGLETTKELVAKLELKPGQKVLDVGCGVGGGDFYMAENFDVEVVGVDLSINMISHAIERAIGLKYTVEFDCADCSKKTYPEKTFDVIYTRDSMLYIKDKSTLFRSFYKWLKPGGQLLITDYCKCAGSPSSEFAKYIKEGGYHIHDMKEYEQMLENAGFDVVVVEDRTDQFVKTLEQELIALESKKDDFICELSDDDYNEIVERWKGKQIRGECGEQKWGLFIAKKK, translated from the exons ATGACTTCAG GTATAGATGAGCGTGAAATTCAGAAATCTTACTGGGTTCAGCATTGTGCCGATCTGTCTGTTGAGGCAATGATGCTCGACTCCAAAGCTTCCGATCTAGACAAAGAAGAAAGACCCGAG GTACTTTCCCTTCTACCAGCatatgaaggaaaatcagttaTTGAGCTTGGTGCTGGTATTGGAAGATTTACTGGAGAGTTGGCCCAGAAAGCTGGTCAATTGCTGGCTGTTGACTTCATTGAGAGTGCAATAAAGAAG AATGAAAGCATTAATGGACACTACAAAAATGCCAAGTTTTTGTGTGCTGATGTCACATCTCCAAACATGAAAGTTTCTGAAGGATCTGTTGATGTGATTTTCTCAAATTGGCTACTAATGTATCTTTCAGATAATGAG GTTGAGAACTTAGCAGAAAGAATGATGAAATGGTTAAAAGATGATGGATATATATTCTTCCGAGAATCTTGTTTCCACCAATCTGGAGATTCAAAGCGAAATTACAATCCTACTCACTACAGGGAACCCAGATTTTACACAAAG GTATTTAAAGAATGCCATATGAGTGATAGCTCTGGGAACTCCTTTGAACTTTCTCTTGTGGGCTGTAAATGCATTGGAGCATATGTTCGAAATAAGAAGAATCAAAACCAG ATTTGCTGGATATGGCAGAAAGTCAGGTCCCAAGATGATAGGGGGTTCCAGAAGTTCTTAGATAGAGTTGAATATAGCGAGAAGAGTATTTTACGATATGAGCGTGTGTATGGCCAAGGCTTTATAAGCACCGGAGGACTTG AAACGACAAAGGAACTTGTAGCAAAGCTGGAACTCAAACCTGGTCAGAAAGTACTGGATGTTGGTTGTGGTGTTGGCGGTGGTGATTTCTACATGGCTGAAAATTTTGATGTTGAGGTTGTTGGCGTTGACCTCTCCATAAATATGATTTCCCATGCTATTGAACGGGCTATCGGACTGAAATACACGGTTGAATTTGATTGTGCCGATTGTTCTAAAAAAACATATCCTGAGAAGACATTTGATGTAATCTACACTCGTGATTCCATGTTATACATAAAA GACAAATCAACGTTGTTCAGATCATTTTACAAGTGGTTGAAACCCGGAGGTCAACTTCTAATTACTGATTACTGCAAATGTGCTGGAAGTCCATCTTCAGAATTTGCCAAGTACATTAAGGAAGGAGGATACCATATCCATGATATGAAAGAATATGAGCAG ATGCTGGAGAACGCTggatttgatgttgttgttgttgaggaTAGAACTGATCAG TTCGTGAAAACACTGGAGCAGGAGCTAATTGCTCTTGAGAGCAAGAAGGACGATTTTATCTGTGAATTAAGCGAT GATGACTACAATGAAATTGTGGAGAGATGGAAGGGGAAGCAGATCAGGGGTGAATGTGGAGAGCAGAAGTGGGGCTTGTTCATTGCCAAGAAAAAATGA